GGGACGCTCTTTCTCGACGAGCTGGCCGATCTGCCGCTGCCGGCGCAGGTCAAGCTGTTGCGTGCCATCCAGGAGAAGTGCGTGCGTCCGGTCGGTGCCGCGCGCGAAGTGCCGGTCGATGTGCGGATCATCAGCGCCAGTCATCGCGATCTCGCTCAGGAGGTCGAGAAGGGGCGCTTCCGGCAGGATCTCTTCTATCGGATCAATGTCATCGAGCTGCGGCTGCCGGCGCTACGCGAGCGTCCCGAGGACATCCGTCCGCTGGCCGTCCATATCCTGCGGAAACTCGCTCGGGCGGCGAGTGAGCCGACGGCGGTCGAACCATGGCTCTCCGAGGAGGCCGGCGCGGCACTCATGCGCTATGCCTTCCCCGGCAATGTGCGCGAGCTCGAAAACATCCTGGAACGCGCCGTGGCGCTGTGCGAGGGCGAGCGCATCGAGGTCGGGGATCTCTATCTGCCTGTCAATGAGCGCGCAGGCGCGCTCGAATCCAGTGGGGCGGCGCGGGTGGCGCTCGATCAGACACACCTGAATCAGGCGACCGCCCGCGCGCTCGGTATGACTCCGCTGGCGTTCAGATATCGTTTGGCCAGGCTCGGGATCGATCGATGTGAGGCGGCCTGAGCATCGAGTGATGCCGGTCAGTCCCAGGGGAGACATCGATCCAAACCTCGTGCAGGTCGGGTGAGTCTTGACGCACCTTGCATGCGATGCGCACAATGCATGCATCGCAATCAATTTGGGAGTGATGTTTGATGGCGGCTTTGACGATCCGTAACCTGGATGAATCGATCAAGTCGGCGATTCGCGTGCGCGCGGCGCAACATGGGATATCCATGGAAGAGGAAGCGCGGCGTCTGCTGCGCGAGGCGGTGTCTCGCTCCAGTTCTCCAGTGCCCATGGGGCAGTGTTTGCTCGCGCGTTTCGGCGAGACGGCGACCGAGGACTTCAGTGTTCCCGAGCGCCATCGGCCGCGCGTAGCGCCCGAGTGGGACTGAGTGATGCTGTTGCTCGATACGAATGTTTTGTCGGAATTCATGCGGCCACGGCCTGATGCCGGCGTGGTGGCCTGGCTCGATGCGCAGGATCAGCCGGATCTGTTCATCAGTGCTATCAGCCGCGCCGAGATCGAGCTGGGATTGGCGTTGATGCCGGCCGGTAAACGGCAAGCCGGGCTGGCGCGGGCGGCGCGAGCCATGTTCGAGCACGACTTCGAGAGCCGTTGTCTGGCGTTCGACGATAGCGCGGCGAGTCATTATGCGCGCCTGGTGGCCGAACGGACTCGTCGGGGACGTCCGATCAGTGTGGAGGATGCGCAGATTGCCGCGATTGCTTTGGCGCGGGGGTTGCGGCTGGCGACGCGCAATACGTCTGATTTCACGGATATCGACGGGTTGGTCTTGGTCGATCCATGGCGTTGGCATGGCGCAACGATCGCTCAGGACTGATCGGTGCCGGCTGTCGCGTTCAGGGCATTCAGGAGCGTTTGGCGCTCGATGTCGTCGAGGGCGGTCTTGAGGGCGGTGTGGTTCTGGGCGTGCAGGAGTTCCTGGCCGGCGGGGCTGTGCAGGAAGGCGTGCAGGGCTTGGGCGAGTGGGTGGCCTTTGCGGGCGGCTGTGTCGAGCCAGTGGAGGCCGGTTTCGAGGTGGCATTCGACGCCCTCGCCGGACAGGTAGGCGCGTGCGAGCCAGCACATGGCGTCGGGGTAGAAGGCGTTGGCGGCGCTTTGGAACCAGGGGATGGCGTCGGCGGGGCGGTCGGCGGTGAGGAGGAGGATGCCGAGGTCGCATTGGGCGGCGGGGTCGCCACGGTCGGCGTCGACGATGATGGGGTGGTGTTCGGGGGCGATGTTGAGGTGTGAGAGTGGGAGGATGTCTTGCAGGCGGACGCGGGTCTTGTCTCCCGGCTCGGTGGGGCCGGCGGCGGTCAGGCGGCCGCTGTCGATGTAGCGCCAGAGGGTGCGTTTGGTCAGGCCGGTGAGGGCGACGGCGGTGTTGAGGCTGATCAGGTGCATCGGGCTTGGGTGCAGCAAGGCGGCGATGGATTGGGGCTTTAGTTTATACAGTCATGGGGGGTGTGACATCGGTCCGCATCTGTCACTGTGTGGAGTGACAGGAGCGGGGGCTGTCATTGGGGGGGGCGACAGAGGCATGTGGGGCAGACAGCGAAAGTGTGATATCGATCACAGGAAAACCCCGGATTTGGGCATGGATGACTCATCCGCTGCATAAAGATGGTTGGCACGTAAGCTGCTCTATGGCGTGCGGAAGGCTGTGAAGGCAGAAGCAAATCGCATTTTGCTTTCCACTTCAGGCGAGGTTAATCATCTACTGCGGAGCAGATTATGAAAAAGCATCAACAAGGCTTCACCTTGATCGAACTCATGATCGTGGTGGCGATCATTGGTATTTTGGCGGCGCTTGCTTTGCCAGCTTACACGGATTATACCGTTCGCGCAAAAGTCGCAGAGTGTGTTGGTATTATTTCTGCCTGCAAGACCTCGGTATCCGATTATTACGCATCGATGAACGCACTTCCAGCTGATGAAACTGCAGCCGGATGCGCGACCACCACTACGCAATACTGCGCGGCACCAACAGTAGTAGATGGTGTTGTTACTGTTGATATTGACGATGCTGCCGTCGGAGGAGACTGGACTGGAGATGGGGATCTAGTATTAACGCCTGATGCGACTGTTTCGGCGTGGACTGGTGGTACTAACGCTGATGCTGCGGATTATAAATATTTGCCGGCTAATTTCCGTGCAGCTCCGTAAGGAGGGGATAAGGGGTTAGGTTCGGTTTTCTGCTGATCCTAAACCCTGACCCGGATGTCACACCATAACGCCCTCGGACCACCGGGGGCGTTTTACATGGGATCAGCTATCCAGCCGCTTGAGATCGCGGTAGAAATTCTCGTGCGGACCAAACATCAGCAGCTTGAGTGTGCACTCATCGAAAATCCGGTAGGCCAGCAGGCAGAGCAAGCGGTCCATGCGGAACTTGTAAACCCGCACGCCGGCCAGATTCCCCACCTTTGTTTCGCCGGCCTCGGGCTGACCGGTAATGGTCCGCACCGCTTCGTCGAGCGCCGCTTTCTGTGGCTTGTTCAGCTTCTTGACCGCCCGCTCGAATGTCGGAGTGACGAGCAGGCGCATCAGCCGAACCGGTACTCGCCGACAGGCTCTTCCTGATCGGCAATGAGGATGTCGCGGATGACACTGAACGGCAGATCGGGATTCTCAGCCGCAATCTTGCCGATCTGCGACCAGTACTCGATCTGCTTCGGTACCGAGCGATGCTCGATAGCGCCGTAGCGCTTTGCGCTTTCGACAAGGGCTTCCGACAGTTTGACGTTGATGGCCATAACCAACCTCCATGAGAGTGGGCCTCATAATAGCCCCTCATAGACCAAAACGGAACCTTTGTTGTTTCTCCGTCACAGCACCAGCCTGGATGTCGCACTCGATCCGCCAAGACCCTGGCCACACCTCCACATGCTCTTCCGGCAACGGAATCGCCCACTCATGCGCGACAGCACCGGACGTCTGCTGCTCGACCACGGCGGCATCTGGCTGCTGGAGCTGAACAAATTCCACGCCGACGCCGTCCACACCGAACAGGAACGCTGGCTGAAATTCTTCACCGAAGGCGAACGACTCGACCCCGACGCCCTGCCGACCTGGATGCACACCGACGAGATGAGGCAAGCCATGAGCACCCTGAAAGCCTTCTCCGACAAAGACCGTGCCTATCACGCCTACCAGGCGCGCCAAAACTACCTGCGCGAACAGCGCAGCATCCAGCGCCATCTGCAAGAGCTGAAGACTGAAACCGAACAGCAACGTATCGCACTGGAACAGGCGCAAGCCGAGAGGGAGCGGGCGCAAGCCGAGAAGGAGCGGGCGCAAGCCGAGACAGAACAGGAGCGAGCCGCGAAAGAAGCGGCCCTGGCCGAAATCGCACGCCTCAAAGCCCAACTGCACGACCAGGGCCGCATGGATTCGATGCCCGACTGAGCCGGACTGCGCCAAAGCCGTCCCAGCCATCTGCCCCGTTGCGCGCGTAGGATCAGTTGCTCCCGCCTCTCAATGCCCGCAACGGCGGATGGATCAGCAGCGGATAGGTCGCCAGCGTCCCCGCCAGCCCGATCGCCAGCCCCGACCCCAGGACGCCAACCGCCCAGAGTCCTGGATTGAACCCGAACTCCAGCTCGAAGATCTGCTCGGCGAGCAACCAGCCGGTCGCCTCGGCGAAGACCGACGCCAGCAGCCCCGCCAGCAATCCCGCCGCCGTGAACTCGACCGCGAGACTGGTCAGGAGCGTGCGCCGTCCGGCCCCCAGCGTGCGCAGAATGCCATGCTCGGCCCGACGCTGCTCCAGACTGGCCTGAATACCGGCGTACATGACCAGTAGCCCCGCCCCCAGCGTGAACAGGAAGACGTACTCGACCGCCAGCACGCCCCGATCGATGACCTGACGCACCTGCCCCAGAATCGCCTCGACATCGAGCGTGGTCACGCTCGGAAAGCGCCGCGCCAGTTCCGCGACCACCGCCTCGCGCTCGGCCGGCAGATGGAAGCTGGTGATGAAGGTCGCCGCCTCGTCCCGGAGCAGGGCGGGGGAGGCGACGACGAAGAAGTTGACGTTGAAACTGTCCCAGCGCACCTCGCGCAAACTGGTGACGGGTCCGCTGACTTCGTGCCCCGAGACCCAGAAGGTCAGGGTGTCGCCCAGCGCGATCCCGAGCGTCTCGGCGATACCGCTTTCGACCGAGAACTGCGGCGCGGCCTCGGCGCCCTCTGTCCACCAGCGCCCGGCGACGATCCGGTTGTCCGATTGCGGCTCGGTGCCGTAACTGAGATTGAACTCACGGCTGGCGAGCCGCTCGGCACGCGGGTCGTCGTAGTCCGACGGCTCGACCGCACGCTCGCCAATCCGGGTCAGCCGGCCGCTGATCATCGGATGGAGTCTGGCCGTGGCGATCCCGGAGTCGTTCAGAAACGCCCGCAACGGCTCGACCTCGTGCGGCTGGATGTTGATGAGGAAGTAGTTGGGTGCGCCCTCGGGCAGGGTCTCGCGCCAGGATTCGAGCAGATCCACCCGCACCACCGCGAGCAGCAGCAGCGCCAGAATCCCGATGCCGAAGCCGGCGATCTGGAGCACGGCCGCGCCCGGACGCCGGGTCAGGGCCGCCAGCCCGAGCCGCCAGACCCCGCGCGCGCGCCCGGCGAGCCGTCCGGCCAGATGCACCAGCAGCCGCACGACGCCGATCAGGGCCAGCAGGGTCGCCAGCACCCCGCCCAGGAGCTTCAGCCCGAGTTCCAGATCCTGGGCCTGCCACAGGATCAGCAGCGCCAGCGCCAGCCCGGCCGCGCCAAGAGCGAGCGCCGCCGAGACGCGCGGCGTGCCCAGATCGCGCCGGATCGCGCGCAACGGCGGCACCCGCGCCAGTTGGATCAGCGGCGGCACGGCAAAGCCGAGCAGCGTGATCAGCCCCGTCGCCAGCCCGACCAGGACAGGGGCGGGCGAGGCCGGCGGCAGATCGGTCCCCAGCCAGTCGGCCAGTGCCGCCAGCAGCCCCGCCTGACCCAGCCAGCCGAGCAGACAGCCGATCAGACTGGCCGCCAGTCCGAACAGCACCAGACGCCCGATCAGCACCCGCATCAGCAGATGACGCGGCGCACCCAGACAGCGCATCACGGCCACGGCATCGGTCTGGCGCTCGACCAGACGCTGACTGGCGAGCGCGATCGCCGCGCCGGCCACCAGCAGCGTGACCAGGGTCGCCAGATGCAGGAAGCGCGAAGCGCGTTCCACCGCCGAGCCGAACTCGGGCCGCGCCTCCAGCGCGTCGGTCAGGGTGACATTGGCTGCGAGCCGGGTGCCGGCCCAGTCGCGATAGGCGTCGATCGCCGTGGCCGCGCCCGCGATCAGCAGCCGGTGGGTGACACGGCTCGCCGGGCCGATCAGCCCGGTCGCGTCGAGATCGGCGCGGTTCATCAGCACACGCGGGGCGATGTTGAAGAAGCTACGGCCCTGATCCGGCTCGTCGGTCAGGATGGCACCAAGGCGCAGACGCGCCTCGCCCACGCTCAGGCTGTCGCCGATCCGGAGATCCAGGAGCCGCAGGAGTCTGGATTCGACCCAGACCTCACCGACGGGCGGACCGGAGTCGACGGGACGATCGGGCGCGTCCGGCGCCTCGCTGATACGCAACTGGCCGCGCAGCGGATAGTCAGGGTCGACCGCTTTCATCAGCACCAGTTGCGGTCGCTCGCCCATGACGACGCTGCGGAATTCCAGCGTGCGCGCGGATCGGAGACCCCGTGCCTGGGCCTCGGCGCTGAAACGCACGTCGAGCGGCTGGGAGGATTCGAGCGCCAGATCGGCGGCGATCAGCTCGCTGCCCTGGCGCTCCAGGGTCGCCTCGACCCGATCGGTGAAGAAACCGACGGCTGTGATGGCCGCGACCGTCAGCACCAGCGCCGCCGACAGCAGATAGAGTTCGCCGCTGCGCCAGTCCTGGCGCAGCAGACGCAACGTCAGACGCCAGGCGTTCATGTCAGCGGCTCCAGCCGCCCGTCGTGCATTCGCAAGCGCCGGTCGCAGCGCTCGGCCAGACGCGGATCATGCGTGACCAGCACCAGGGCCGCGCCCGTGCCCGTCTCCTGGCGCAAGTCGAGCAACAGGTCGATGATGTGCTCGCCCGTGGTCTGATCCAGGTTGCCGGTCGGCTCGTCGGCGAAGAGCACGGCGGGGCGGGGCGCATAGGCGCGCGCAATGGCCACGCGCTGCTGCTCGCCGCCCGAGAGCTGGCGCGGATAGTGTCCGGCGCGTGCGCTCAGCCCCACGCGATCGAGCGCCTCGTCTGCGCGGCGCGCGGCGTCCGGGGTGCCGGTCAGCTCCAGCGGCAGCAGCACGTTCTCGCGCGCGGTGAGTGTGGGCAGGAGCTGGAAATTCTGGAACACGAAGCCGACCCGGCCGGCACGCAATTCGGCGCGTCCGTCCTCGTCGAGACGATCGACCCGGCGACCGCACAGCCACACCTCACCGTCGGTCGGGTCGTCGAGTCCGGCCAGGAGTCCGAGCAGGGTCGACTTGCCCGAGCCGGAGGCGCCGAGGATGGCGACCGCCTCGCCGGCGTGGATCTCCAGATTCAGTCCGGCGAGGATGGTCAAGCTGCCGGCCGGGCCGGTAACATGCTTCCCCAATCCAATGGCTTGCGAGACGGCCGAGGCCGCTTGATCCGACATGAGACATCGACTCCTGATTCTGATTGCGACGCTGTGTCTGCCGCTGGGAGCGGCATTGGCCGAGGCGCCCGTGGTGCTGGTGCTGGGCGACAGTCTGAGCGCCGGGTATGGCATCGACACCGAACGCGGTTGGGTGGCGCAGCTCGCCGCTCGCATCGAGCGTGCCGGTCTGCCGCATCGCGTGGTCAATGCCAGTGTGTCCGGCGAGACCACGGTCGGTGGGCTGACGCGCCTGCCGGCGCTGCTCGAACGCCATCGTCCGGCCGTGCTCGTCATCGAACTCGGTGCCAACGATGGACTGCGCGGCTGGGATTTCGCCGTGATGCGCGAGAATCTCACGCGGCTCGTCGTCCAGGGGCGTGAAGCGGGCGCGCGCGTATTGCTCATTGGGGTACGACTGCCGCCAAACTATGGTGCGTCCTACACGGACGGCTTTCAAGCCGTGTTTATGGAGGTCGCCGCCGAGCAGGGCGTGCCCCTGGTGCCGACCCTGCTCAAGGGCGTGGCCGAGGACTGGAGTCTGATGCAGGCGGATGGGCTTCACCCGACCGCCGAGGCGCAGGAGCGAATCCTCGACAATGTCTGGCCGACGCTGCAACCCGTGCTAGCGGACTGACGGTCGGCCATGTCAATGCGCCCCAGGCCGGCGCATGGTATCAAGGCCGGGTGCGATTCGAGCCTTCCGGTCGGATCGCGATCGAACTGGAATTCAACCTTTCTGGACTGGAGTCACTGACATCATGCAACGCGTCACTATCGTCGGTTCCGGTTTCGCCGCGCTGACGGCCGTTATCGAATTGCGCAAGCGTGCCCCTGAAATCGAGATCACGCTCGTCAGCCGCCGACCCGAGTTCGTCTACTATCCAGGGCTGATCTGGGTGCCCAGCGGTCTGCGCACGGGCGACGATCTGGTCATCGATCTGCGCCGGTTCTTCGAGCGCATGAAGGTCCGGCATCTGGCCGGCGAGGCGACCGGACTCAAGAACGGCGGTCGCCTGCTGGAGACCACGCACGGCTCGGTCGAGAACGATGGTCTGATCATCGCCAGCGGCGGGCGCTTCATCAAGAAGCTCCCCGGCATCGAGCACGCCATCGTGCCCTGCGAGGGCGTCGTGGCGGCGAAGGAGATCCGCGACCGGGTGCGTGCGATGGATGGCGGTCACATCGCCATGGGCTTCGCCGGCAATCCCAACGAACCCAGCTCGATGCGCGGCGGTCCGGTCTTCGAGTTCCTGTTCGGTATGGACAATCAGCTCAAGCGCGAAGGGCGGCGCGACAAGTTCACTCTGCATTTCTTCACGCCTGCCGAGCGTCCCGGCAACCGGCTCGGACCCAAGGCGGTCGATGGTCTGCTCGCCGAGATGGCGCGTCGCGGCATCCGGACCCATCTGGGCCACAAGCTCAAGGGCTTCAGCGACAGCCAGGTCACGACCGAGGCCGAGACCTTCGACGCCGATCTGATCCTCTTCATGCCGGGTCTGACGGGCAACGCCTGGTTCGACGACACGGATCTGCCGCGCTCGCCGGGCGGCCTGCTCCAGGCCGATGCCCACTGCCGGGTGCCGGGCTTCGAGCGGGTCTATGTCGCGGGCGACTCGGGCAGTTTCCCCGGTCCCGACTGGATGCCCAAGCAGGGTCACATGGCCGATCTTCAGGCGCGGGCGGCGGTGCGCAATCTGCTCGCCGAGTTCGCCGGTCGGGAGCCGAAGGAGACCTTCCGCGTCGAGTTGCTCTGTATCGTCGACACCAACGACAGCGGCATGCTGGTCGCGCGCACCGAGAAGTTCAACCTGGTCCTGCCCTCGATGCGGCTGTTCCACTGGCTCAAGCGGTTTTTCGAGTGGCTGTATCTGCGCCGCTATCGCTAATCGAATCAATGGGTTGATCGCTATTTCGCAGTAAAATAGTGCGATATTTCCACGGACTAAAAGCGGTATTCGTTGAAGTCGCTGGAAAGGCGACTATCTTGGTCACCGTAGGCGGATGGATGGAGCGACATAGCGCAGGAGTCGAAGTCGAGCCATTCCACGCCTCTTTCGATCAAACATCGATTCAAAGGTGACCAAGATGAGCGAAGAAGCACTGCGCACTCAAGACCGTCGGGCCTTCTGGTATATCGTCGCCATTTGCCTGCTGCCCCTGGTGCCCTACGCGATTCGGGGCTGAGGCGTCGAATCATCCTGCAATCGATCAACCATTTGACTCACAAGGTGACCAAGATGAGCGAAGAAGCACTGCGCACTCAAGACCGTCGGGCCTTCTGGTACATCGTCGCCATTTGCCTGCTGCCCCTGGTGCCCTACGCGATTCGCGGCTGATGTCTGCGAGTCGTCATTGATCCGACACTGAGAACGAACGACGGGGCCTGATGGCCCCGTCGTCGTGTCAGCTTTCTTCTCGCGGTTAAGGCAGCGGATCCAGCTCAGCGCCTTCCTTCTTGACCGGCAGCAGGTCGTCGCGGCTCAGGCCGAGCCAGACCACGATCGCCGTGGCGACATAGATGGTCGAGTAGGTGCCGACCAGGATACCGATGATGAGCGCCAGCGCGAAGCCGTTGATGGTCTCGCCGCCCAGGAAGTAGAGCGCCACCAGCACCAGCAGCGTGGTGCCCGAGGTGACGATGGTGCGCGAGAGCGTCTCGTTGATCGAGTTGTTGATGATGCCGATCACCGTGCCCTTGCGCATCCGGCGGAAGTTCTCGCGCACCCGGTCGAAGATGACGATGGTGTCGTTGAGCGAGTAGCCGATCACCGCGAGCACCGCCGCGAGCACCGTCAGATCGAAGGGGATCTGCAACAGCGAGAAGACGCCGACGGTGAAGAGCACGTCATGGATGAGCGCCACCACGGCGCCGACCGCGAAGCGCCATTCGAAACGCAGCGCGACATAGATCAGGATGCCGATCAGCGAGAACAGCACGGCCAGTCCGCCCTGTTCGCGCAGTTCCTCGCCGACCTGGGGACCGACGAACTCGACTCGGCGCAGTTCGACCTGACCCTCGGCGGCGCGGCTCAGCGCGGCGAAGACGCGATCGCTGAGCTGGGCGCTCGCCTCCTCCTCACCGTCCTGCGGCGCCAGCCGGATCAGGATGTCGGTCCGCGAGCCGAAATACTGGATGGTCGCGCTACCCAGTCCTTCGGTCTCCAGGGCGGTGCGCACGTCGCTCAGCTCGGTCGGCTGGGCATAGCCCAGTTCGATCACCGTACCGCCGGTGAAATCCAGCCCGAAGTCGAAGCCGCGAAAGACGATCGACAGCAGACAGACGATCAGGACCGCGCCCGAGAGCCAGGCCGCCGCCTTGCGCTGGCGCATGAAGTCGATGTTGAGTTCGTTGATGGTGCGTTTTTGAGTCATGGCGCGCGCTCCCTCAGATGGCCAGCTTGTTCAGTCGCCGACCGCCGTAGATCAGATTGATCAGGGCGCGCGAGCCGAGGATGGCGGTGAACATGGAGGTGACGATACCGATGAACAGCGTCACCGCGAAACCCTTGACCGGTCCGGTACCGAAGCTGAACAGCACCACGGCGGCGATCAGCGTGGTCACGTTGGCGTCGACGATGGTCGAGAACGCCTTGTCATAGCCGGCATGGATGCTGGCCTGGGGCGAGTTGCCGTTGCGGATCTCTTCGCGGATGCGCTCGTAGATGAGCACGTTGGCATCCACGGCCATGCCGATGGTGAGCACGATACCGGCGATGCCGGGCAGGGTGAGGGTCGCTTGCAGCATCGAGAGCACGGCGATGGTCAGCACCAGATTGACCACCAGGGCCAGATTCGCGACCAGACCGAACACCCGGTAGTAGACGGCCATGAACAGCAGGACCAGTCCCAGGCCGAGCATGACCGATTCCAGACCCTGATCGATGTTGTCCTGACCCAGACTGGGGCCGATGGTGCGTTCCTCGACGATCTCGATCGGGGCGGCGAGCGCGCCGGAGCGCAGCAGGAGCGCCGTGTCGTGGGCCTCGTTGCTGCTGTCGAGTCCGGTGGTCTGGAAGCGCCGTCCGAACGGCTCGCGGATGGTCGCGACACTGATGACTTCCTCGACCTTGCGCGTGGTCTTGACCGGCTCGCCGTCGACCATCTGCGTCGTGGTGCGGTTCTCGATGAAGACCACGGCCATCGGCTTGCCGACGTTCTCGGTGGTCACGTCGCGCATGCGCCGCGCGCCCTGGCCGTCGAGATTGACGAACACCGCCGGGCTGCCGCTCTGGCTGTCGAAACCGGCCGAGGCGTCGGTGATCTGGTCGCCGGTGACGATCACCCGGCGCTTGAGCAGGATCGGGGTGCCGTTGCGTTCGTAGTAGAGCTTGCTGCCCACGGGCGGGCGTCCGGCGACGGCGTCGGCGACACTGCCCTCGGTGTCGACCAGACGGTATTCGAGCGTGGCGGTGGCGCCGAGGATATCCTTCAGCCGGCCCGGGTCCTGTGCGCCCGGCAGCTCGACGACGATGCGCCGATCGCCCTGACGGGCGATGCTCGGCTCGGCCACGCCGAGCGCGTTGACGCGGTTGCGCAGGGTGGTGATGTTCTGCTGGAGCGCGAAGTCCTTGATCTTCTGCTGCTCGGTCTCGGGCAGGCCGGCGCGCAGCACGAAGGCGCCGGACTCTTCGCTCGGCTGGAAGTCGAGTTCGCGGAACTCGCGCTTGAGCTTCTTTTCGCCGGCTTCGCGGGAGGCGGCATCCTCGAAGCGGATCAGGATGTTGGTGCCGTCGCGGGTCAGGGTCAGATAGCGGATTTTGTCCTCGCGCAGCAGGGTGCGCAGATCGCCGCTGTAGCGCTCGACGGCCTGTTCGATCGCGGCCTCCATGTCGACGTCGATGACGACGTGGATACCGCCGCGCAGATCCAGACCGAGCGACATCTGATTGAGACCCAGCCAGCGCATCCAGCCGGGCAGGTCGGCCGACTGGGTGAGCGCGGTGCGGTAGCGTTCGGACAGGGTGCGCTCGATGGCCTCCTGACCGCGCAACTGTTCGCCGGGCGTGTCGAAACGGGCGAGCAGCTTGCCGCCTTCCAGGGACTCGATGCCCTTGAGCGGCACCTTGGCGTTCTCGAGCGCGGCCTTGATCTCGCCGGAACTGGCCGCGCCGATCTCATGACCGCGCGCGGCCGTGATCTCGATCGATGGGTCCTGGGAATAGAGGTTCGGCCAGGCCAGCAGCAGGCCGACCAGGATGACGCCCAGGATGAGTAGATTCTTCCACAAGGGGTATCGGTTCATTGGG
The sequence above is drawn from the Allochromatium vinosum DSM 180 genome and encodes:
- the secF gene encoding protein translocase subunit SecF; the protein is MTQKRTINELNIDFMRQRKAAAWLSGAVLIVCLLSIVFRGFDFGLDFTGGTVIELGYAQPTELSDVRTALETEGLGSATIQYFGSRTDILIRLAPQDGEEEASAQLSDRVFAALSRAAEGQVELRRVEFVGPQVGEELREQGGLAVLFSLIGILIYVALRFEWRFAVGAVVALIHDVLFTVGVFSLLQIPFDLTVLAAVLAVIGYSLNDTIVIFDRVRENFRRMRKGTVIGIINNSINETLSRTIVTSGTTLLVLVALYFLGGETINGFALALIIGILVGTYSTIYVATAIVVWLGLSRDDLLPVKKEGAELDPLP
- a CDS encoding ABC transporter permease, with the protein product MNAWRLTLRLLRQDWRSGELYLLSAALVLTVAAITAVGFFTDRVEATLERQGSELIAADLALESSQPLDVRFSAEAQARGLRSARTLEFRSVVMGERPQLVLMKAVDPDYPLRGQLRISEAPDAPDRPVDSGPPVGEVWVESRLLRLLDLRIGDSLSVGEARLRLGAILTDEPDQGRSFFNIAPRVLMNRADLDATGLIGPASRVTHRLLIAGAATAIDAYRDWAGTRLAANVTLTDALEARPEFGSAVERASRFLHLATLVTLLVAGAAIALASQRLVERQTDAVAVMRCLGAPRHLLMRVLIGRLVLFGLAASLIGCLLGWLGQAGLLAALADWLGTDLPPASPAPVLVGLATGLITLLGFAVPPLIQLARVPPLRAIRRDLGTPRVSAALALGAAGLALALLILWQAQDLELGLKLLGGVLATLLALIGVVRLLVHLAGRLAGRARGVWRLGLAALTRRPGAAVLQIAGFGIGILALLLLAVVRVDLLESWRETLPEGAPNYFLINIQPHEVEPLRAFLNDSGIATARLHPMISGRLTRIGERAVEPSDYDDPRAERLASREFNLSYGTEPQSDNRIVAGRWWTEGAEAAPQFSVESGIAETLGIALGDTLTFWVSGHEVSGPVTSLREVRWDSFNVNFFVVASPALLRDEAATFITSFHLPAEREAVVAELARRFPSVTTLDVEAILGQVRQVIDRGVLAVEYVFLFTLGAGLLVMYAGIQASLEQRRAEHGILRTLGAGRRTLLTSLAVEFTAAGLLAGLLASVFAEATGWLLAEQIFELEFGFNPGLWAVGVLGSGLAIGLAGTLATYPLLIHPPLRALRGGSN
- a CDS encoding arylesterase, whose protein sequence is MRHRLLILIATLCLPLGAALAEAPVVLVLGDSLSAGYGIDTERGWVAQLAARIERAGLPHRVVNASVSGETTVGGLTRLPALLERHRPAVLVIELGANDGLRGWDFAVMRENLTRLVVQGREAGARVLLIGVRLPPNYGASYTDGFQAVFMEVAAEQGVPLVPTLLKGVAEDWSLMQADGLHPTAEAQERILDNVWPTLQPVLAD
- a CDS encoding TA system antitoxin ParD family protein, coding for MAINVKLSEALVESAKRYGAIEHRSVPKQIEYWSQIGKIAAENPDLPFSVIRDILIADQEEPVGEYRFG
- a CDS encoding pilin, whose protein sequence is MKKHQQGFTLIELMIVVAIIGILAALALPAYTDYTVRAKVAECVGIISACKTSVSDYYASMNALPADETAAGCATTTTQYCAAPTVVDGVVTVDIDDAAVGGDWTGDGDLVLTPDATVSAWTGGTNADAADYKYLPANFRAAP
- a CDS encoding ABC transporter ATP-binding protein, which codes for MSDQAASAVSQAIGLGKHVTGPAGSLTILAGLNLEIHAGEAVAILGASGSGKSTLLGLLAGLDDPTDGEVWLCGRRVDRLDEDGRAELRAGRVGFVFQNFQLLPTLTARENVLLPLELTGTPDAARRADEALDRVGLSARAGHYPRQLSGGEQQRVAIARAYAPRPAVLFADEPTGNLDQTTGEHIIDLLLDLRQETGTGAALVLVTHDPRLAERCDRRLRMHDGRLEPLT
- a CDS encoding type II toxin-antitoxin system VapC family toxin; this encodes MLLLDTNVLSEFMRPRPDAGVVAWLDAQDQPDLFISAISRAEIELGLALMPAGKRQAGLARAARAMFEHDFESRCLAFDDSAASHYARLVAERTRRGRPISVEDAQIAAIALARGLRLATRNTSDFTDIDGLVLVDPWRWHGATIAQD
- a CDS encoding type II toxin-antitoxin system RelE/ParE family toxin encodes the protein MRLLVTPTFERAVKKLNKPQKAALDEAVRTITGQPEAGETKVGNLAGVRVYKFRMDRLLCLLAYRIFDECTLKLLMFGPHENFYRDLKRLDS
- a CDS encoding FitA-like ribbon-helix-helix domain-containing protein; the protein is MAALTIRNLDESIKSAIRVRAAQHGISMEEEARRLLREAVSRSSSPVPMGQCLLARFGETATEDFSVPERHRPRVAPEWD
- a CDS encoding NAD(P)/FAD-dependent oxidoreductase, with product MQRVTIVGSGFAALTAVIELRKRAPEIEITLVSRRPEFVYYPGLIWVPSGLRTGDDLVIDLRRFFERMKVRHLAGEATGLKNGGRLLETTHGSVENDGLIIASGGRFIKKLPGIEHAIVPCEGVVAAKEIRDRVRAMDGGHIAMGFAGNPNEPSSMRGGPVFEFLFGMDNQLKREGRRDKFTLHFFTPAERPGNRLGPKAVDGLLAEMARRGIRTHLGHKLKGFSDSQVTTEAETFDADLILFMPGLTGNAWFDDTDLPRSPGGLLQADAHCRVPGFERVYVAGDSGSFPGPDWMPKQGHMADLQARAAVRNLLAEFAGREPKETFRVELLCIVDTNDSGMLVARTEKFNLVLPSMRLFHWLKRFFEWLYLRRYR